The Dyadobacter sp. 676 DNA window TGCTGTTTTACTGCATTACCTGGTTCCGGGTAGAATATGTGGGGCTGATCATCAAGGCTTTTTGTATTCTGGTAACATTGCTTATCTCCTGCGTAGGGCTTGCGAACCGGCAGAAGAGCGCATTGTGGACGTTGTTTTCGATGATGCTGCTGGCCCTTTCGACGAAGTCGGGGAAATTGCCGCTCCCCATGGATCCCGTTGATATTAACCATTATATGATGGTGTTATCGGTCATTTGCGTGGGCCGGGCCGTGCGCGACCAGTATAAGATCCTCTTTTAAGTTCAAACAATTGTTAATGGATTGCATTTTTCGGAACGCGTGTCGTAAATTGCACCAGTTAATCTTAACCAAACAAGTTTACTAATACTCAGAATATGAAAAGGACCAAGTATGGCGTAATGCTTCTTGCCTCGGTTTTGGCTTTCGGAGCAGTTACATTGAACCCTGTTTCGGCTAAAACATCTCCTGCAAAAGAAGCAACAAGCGATGTGAAGCAAGCTAAGACGATCGTGATCAAAGGAAGTGATGCAATGCAGTTCGACCTGAAAGAAATCAAAGTGAAGGCCGGACAAAAAGTGAAACTTACGCTGACACACTCAGGTAAACTTGCGAAAGCTGCTATGGGCCACAACTGGGTTCTTCTGAAACCAGGCACCGACGTAGCTGCATTCGGATCGAAAGCTGCTGCTGCAAGAGAAACAGATTATATCCCTGCATCGGAGAAAGCGAGCATCATCGCACATACGAAACTGGTAGGCGGTGGCGAAAGCGACACGATCGAGTTCACAGCTCCTGCAAAAGGAACTTACACCTACATTTGCAGCTTCCCCGGCCACTATGCGCTGATGAAAGGCAGCTTCATCGTAGAATAAGCGAACCTGCTTTATATCAAAGGCGCCACGCATTCGTGTGGCGCCTTTTCTGTTTTTTATATCTCGGCCAATTGTTTTTCGATCAGCTCGATCACTTCGGGCCTGTCCCACTGCGAGGCGCCTATCTCCTGCGCGAGAATCTTTCCTTTGTAAATAATGTACGTCCGCGGAATGGCGTTACCGTCGAGCGCCGCAGGATAGGGACCTGAATACCGGTAAAATGGCAGGTTGTAGCCTTTCCGTGTGATGAACGGGTTCACGGTTTCGGCATCCTCGTCGGAGATGATGTAAAATGCAACTTTGCCATGATCTTTGTACTTGTTGTAGAGCGTTTGAATGCCCGGCATTTCCATGTTGCAGGGCCCGCACCAGGTCGCCCACACATTTACGAAGGCAATTTTGTTTTCATCCATCGTAACTTCTTTGCCATTAAGGTCGGTCAGCGGCAGGTACACCGATTCCTGCGCGGCCGGCGCTCCGGTGATTTCGTCGTCCTGTTGCGCAGGTGGTTTGAAAAACACAAAATAAACCGCCGCGCCGGCCATGAGGAGCAACAAAACGAGCGATATTTTCCGGGTGGTTGAAGTCATAACTGATATGATTCTGGTGAATGGATGTGGATACGAGCCATTCCAAAAATAGGGCTTTTCTTTTTTTGATGCTGACTCGGAATTTGAATACTTTTATACACTATTTAAAAAACATCGATTTGAGGAAAAGGTTTACATTCATGAGACTTCAATTTACTGGCATTTCATTTCTCCTTGCGCTTACCCTTTATTGCCCTGTTTTTGCCCAACGTTCTGCTGCCGAGTATTTCGAAGACGGTAATGCCAAAGCCGGCACAGGCGATTTCAACGGTGCCATGCAAGCCTACACCACAGTTATTTCGATGAATCCGGATCATGCACCGAGCTATTTCAACCGCGGGCTGGCCAAGGCTAACCTCAAAGACTACCGGGGGGGCCATGCTGGATTACGATAAAGCCATCGAACTGAATCCCAAGGAGGCACTTTACTACCAAAGCCGCGGGGTAAGCAAAAGCTTGCAGGAGGATTACCGTGCAGCTATCGAAGACTATTCCAAATCGATCGAACTGAATCCGGAAGAACCGAAAGCATATTATAACCGCGGTGTGAGTTATGCCAAATTGAAGAATCATCGCAGTGCGCTGGCCGACCTCGACCGGGCGCTCTCTTTAAATCCCGACGAGCTGGCCGCGCTTTACGCCCGCGGTAACTGCAAGCAAGATTTGCAGGAATATGCCGGCAGCCTCGCAGACTTTACGCGCGTGATCGAACTGAGCCCGAAACGTACCGGGGCTTACGCAGGCAGAGGCCTTGCGAAGCTGGAATTGGGCGATTACCAGGGAGCCGCGGCGGATTTTACCCGCGCCATCGAACTGAGCCCCAATGATAGCGAGTATTACAACAGCCGGGGCCTGGCTAAAACAAAACTCGAAGATTACCAGGGCGCAATCATCGATTTTGATAAAACCATTCAGCTCGACCCCGAAAATTACCATGCCTATTACGGGCGCGGCTTCGCCAAAGGCAAGCTGAATGACCCGCGAGGCGCGATCGCCGACCTTTCGAAGGCAATAGAAGTGAAAAACGCCTACACCGGAGATCCCAAAAAGAACGCTTACACAGGGAAGATCGGTAAAGAGAAACTCGACGAGCTGCGCGACCAGGTACAGATGAATATCAAAATCGACAATCTTACCAGCGAGCGCGCGGAGGCATACTACGTGCGCGGGATTGCAAAGTCGAAAGTAGGGGAGCTGAAAGGGGCAATGGCTGACCTCACCACCGCGGTTGAGCTCAATCCAACCTATGCCAATGCCTATTTTTCGAGGGCCATGATCCGCTCTGCATCAGGCGACCAAATGGGCGCGGTACTGGATTTTACCAGCTCTATCAAGCTCCGTTCCGATTATCCCGAAGCATATTACCTGAGAGGAATTATTAAAAACAGCCTGGGCGAAATCAACGACGGCTGCCTCGATCTGAGCAAAGCCGGGGAACTGGGTTACCAGCAGGCTTATAAGGTGATTGGAGCGTATTGTAATTAGAAGGAGGAAGGAGAAAGGGGAAGAAATGGAGGACGGAGGAAAGGGTGTGTCGTGCTGAGCGGAGTCGAAGCATTTTGC harbors:
- a CDS encoding tetratricopeptide repeat protein, which produces MLDYDKAIELNPKEALYYQSRGVSKSLQEDYRAAIEDYSKSIELNPEEPKAYYNRGVSYAKLKNHRSALADLDRALSLNPDELAALYARGNCKQDLQEYAGSLADFTRVIELSPKRTGAYAGRGLAKLELGDYQGAAADFTRAIELSPNDSEYYNSRGLAKTKLEDYQGAIIDFDKTIQLDPENYHAYYGRGFAKGKLNDPRGAIADLSKAIEVKNAYTGDPKKNAYTGKIGKEKLDELRDQVQMNIKIDNLTSERAEAYYVRGIAKSKVGELKGAMADLTTAVELNPTYANAYFSRAMIRSASGDQMGAVLDFTSSIKLRSDYPEAYYLRGIIKNSLGEINDGCLDLSKAGELGYQQAYKVIGAYCN
- a CDS encoding redoxin family protein, with product MTSTTRKISLVLLLLMAGAAVYFVFFKPPAQQDDEITGAPAAQESVYLPLTDLNGKEVTMDENKIAFVNVWATWCGPCNMEMPGIQTLYNKYKDHGKVAFYIISDEDAETVNPFITRKGYNLPFYRYSGPYPAALDGNAIPRTYIIYKGKILAQEIGASQWDRPEVIELIEKQLAEI
- the azu gene encoding azurin, with protein sequence MKRTKYGVMLLASVLAFGAVTLNPVSAKTSPAKEATSDVKQAKTIVIKGSDAMQFDLKEIKVKAGQKVKLTLTHSGKLAKAAMGHNWVLLKPGTDVAAFGSKAAAARETDYIPASEKASIIAHTKLVGGGESDTIEFTAPAKGTYTYICSFPGHYALMKGSFIVE